A genomic segment from Brevundimonas mediterranea encodes:
- a CDS encoding copper chaperone PCu(A)C — MKTYLSLAAVALALAACNPPQEAKTAPESPTATAAVTAANAWCRPSPNGAKAGGCYVTLTATTDDRLTGGSSPRAGELQVHEMKTENGMMKMAQLTEGLPLPAGQAVGLAPGGNHLMLIGLTAPLVAGETVPITLKFASAPEVTVQAAVRQPAMAGMDHGAH; from the coding sequence ATGAAGACCTATCTATCCCTCGCCGCCGTCGCCCTCGCACTGGCGGCCTGCAACCCGCCGCAAGAGGCCAAGACGGCGCCGGAGTCGCCCACAGCCACGGCGGCCGTGACCGCCGCCAACGCCTGGTGCCGGCCTTCGCCGAACGGGGCCAAGGCCGGCGGCTGCTACGTCACCCTGACCGCGACCACCGACGACCGACTGACCGGCGGCTCCAGCCCGCGCGCCGGCGAGCTTCAGGTCCACGAGATGAAGACCGAGAACGGCATGATGAAGATGGCGCAGTTGACCGAAGGCCTGCCGCTACCGGCCGGTCAGGCGGTCGGTCTGGCGCCCGGCGGCAATCACCTGATGCTGATCGGCCTGACCGCGCCCCTGGTCGCCGGCGAGACCGTGCCCATCACCCTGAAGTTCGCCTCGGCGCCCGAGGTGACGGTTCAGGCGGCGGTGCGCCAGCCGGCCATGGCGGGCATGGATCACGGCGCGCACTGA